In Perca flavescens isolate YP-PL-M2 chromosome 7, PFLA_1.0, whole genome shotgun sequence, the following proteins share a genomic window:
- the spmip11 gene encoding testis-expressed protein 49 isoform X1: MAFFGLTHLGYQNPIGDKMIVSSKGASQFRDGEINTREGRPPSLQGEQGPLRCNDTCSVYHQPLPYSADIHHGSYERYKEMVKRVQTPRAPNQLYIMPLTDSQQYGWMLSRNPEPWTQVKRFPRKNSEMTKFVKEMSATDPEFSLF, encoded by the exons ATGGCCTTCTTCGGTTTAACACACCTGGGTTATCAAAACCCAATAGGCGATAAAATGATAGTGAGTTCCAAAGGAGCGTCTCAATTCCGGG ATGGTGAGATTAACACCAGAGAAGGACGGCCTCCATCTCTTCAAGGAGAACAGGGACCCCTCAGATGTAATGACACATGCAGCGTTTACCACCAGCCTCTTCCCTACAGCGCTGACATACACCATGGGAGCTATGAGCGATACAAAGAGATGGTCAAACGGGTTCAAACACCCAGGG CCCCTAACCAGCTGTACATAATGCCTCTAACGGACAGCCAGCAGTATGGATGGATGTTGTCCAGGAATCCTGAACCATGGACCCAAGTCAAACGCTTTCCCCGAAAGAACAGTGAGATGACAAA GTTTGTTAAAGAAATGTCAGCGACAGACCCGGAGTTCAGCCTGTTCTGA
- the spmip11 gene encoding uncharacterized protein spmip11 isoform X2 translates to MFTYELASKLLFFALEGLNLQHVEDFNPDGEINTREGRPPSLQGEQGPLRCNDTCSVYHQPLPYSADIHHGSYERYKEMVKRVQTPRAPNQLYIMPLTDSQQYGWMLSRNPEPWTQVKRFPRKNSEMTKFVKEMSATDPEFSLF, encoded by the exons ATGTTTACTTATGAGCTAGCTagtaaattgttgttttttgccCTGGAGGGCCTTAATTTACAACACGTGGAAGACTTTAATCCAG ATGGTGAGATTAACACCAGAGAAGGACGGCCTCCATCTCTTCAAGGAGAACAGGGACCCCTCAGATGTAATGACACATGCAGCGTTTACCACCAGCCTCTTCCCTACAGCGCTGACATACACCATGGGAGCTATGAGCGATACAAAGAGATGGTCAAACGGGTTCAAACACCCAGGG CCCCTAACCAGCTGTACATAATGCCTCTAACGGACAGCCAGCAGTATGGATGGATGTTGTCCAGGAATCCTGAACCATGGACCCAAGTCAAACGCTTTCCCCGAAAGAACAGTGAGATGACAAA GTTTGTTAAAGAAATGTCAGCGACAGACCCGGAGTTCAGCCTGTTCTGA